In the Flavobacteriales bacterium genome, AGGCCTTGAACAGGCGGTCCGTGTCAAAGTCCGAAGGCACGAAGACCTTGCTGACGTTGCGGCAGCCCAGGCCGAAGTAGCGGAAGACATCCTCGCCCAGCGCGTCGAGCTCCGCCTCGGTTTCGCTGCCGTCGAGCACCGCGACGCTTACGCGGCCCTTGCGCACGATGCGCGGCAGATGGCCGAAGTAGTGATCGAAGTAGCGGGCCGTATTGGTGCTTCCCGTGGCGATCACCGCATCCACGGGTCCCAGGCGTTCCTCGGAGAAGGCCACGGCCGTGGCGAGCTCGGGGCACAGGGTGATCAGCGCGTTGCTGGTGGCCCGCGTGAGGCCCGCGTCCTGGCCGCTCACCTTCACCCGGGCCCGGTGCCCGGCGAGCGTGACGCAGAGCAGGTCGTGCAGGCCGACGAAGGGCACGTTGCCGGCCATGATCAGCCCCACGGTGCGTGGGGAGCGAGCCCGGAGCAGCGCCGGGTAGCCGGCCAGCCAGCGGTCCAGCGCGGTCCGTTCGAGCAGATGGGCGATGCCGCCGGCCGCCTGACGCACTTCCTCCGGGGTGAACCAGCCGTTCTGCTGATGGGCCCGTGCGAACGCGGAGCGCAGCGCATCGAACTCGGTGGTGTTGAGTCCGCACGCGTGGCCGGGCCAGGGCGCATCCTCCGCCAGAAGGGCGAACACCCGGCCCAACTGGGCCCACGCGGCCACCACCCGGTCCAGGGCCTCCCCGCCGCCCCGCTGTTCATCCCCTGCTGCCTTGTGCACCGGCTATATTTGCGCGCTCAAAAGTAGCCCACCGCCATGGCCATCATGATCACCGACGAATGCATCAACTGCGGTGCATGCGAACCGGAGTGCCCCAACAACGCCATCTACGAAGGCGGGGCCGAGTGGCGGCTCAGCGACGGCACCAGCCTGCATGGTGCACAGACCACCCCCATGGGCAACAGCTACGACGCGGATTCGGCCAACACGCCCAAGGCGATGGACGTGTACTACATCGTGACGGACAAGTGCACGGAGTGCCAGGGCTTCCACGACGAGCCGCAATGCGCCGCCGTGTGCCCGGTGGACTGCTGCGTGGACGACCCCGACCACCGGGAGAGCACCGAGCAGCTGCTGGCCAAGAAGGCCTTCCTGCACCTGTGACCCGCGTACTTTGCTGCGCATGACGGCCGTTCTGCGCACGATGTCCCGTTCCCTCCGCGCCCTGCTGCCCGTGACCCTGGGCCTGTGGCCCCTTGTCGGACAGGGGCAGGACGGCCTGGGTCATGACGGCTGGCCCGGGGCGCTCACCGCCGAGCTCAAGGCGCTGGCCGATGCCCGCACGGAGGCCGCACAGGACAGCATCAGCGCGCGGGTGAAGGCGGTGTTGCGACCGGTGCTTGAGGCCCCGGACGCCTTCGACCGCACCTTCGCCGGCATCCCCATCACCGCGGTGGACGCGCCCGATGGGCGGTTCAGGCTCTTCACCTGGAACCTGGCCCGTCCGGACGGCACCC is a window encoding:
- a CDS encoding acyl-CoA reductase; this translates as MHKAAGDEQRGGGEALDRVVAAWAQLGRVFALLAEDAPWPGHACGLNTTEFDALRSAFARAHQQNGWFTPEEVRQAAGGIAHLLERTALDRWLAGYPALLRARSPRTVGLIMAGNVPFVGLHDLLCVTLAGHRARVKVSGQDAGLTRATSNALITLCPELATAVAFSEERLGPVDAVIATGSTNTARYFDHYFGHLPRIVRKGRVSVAVLDGSETEAELDALGEDVFRYFGLGCRNVSKVFVPSDFDTDRLFKAFYRWRDIAHHAKYANNLDYHRALWLLDREPFLENGFLLLRETAALASPVAVLHLERYVDRSALDGRLRDLADQVQCVVGHGAVPFGHAQRPGPADYADGVDTMAFLLAL
- a CDS encoding 4Fe-4S dicluster domain-containing protein, producing the protein MAIMITDECINCGACEPECPNNAIYEGGAEWRLSDGTSLHGAQTTPMGNSYDADSANTPKAMDVYYIVTDKCTECQGFHDEPQCAAVCPVDCCVDDPDHRESTEQLLAKKAFLHL